The Canis lupus baileyi chromosome 37, mCanLup2.hap1, whole genome shotgun sequence DNA window AAACTGTCTTTTATTTATAAGGGATCTCAGCCAAACACTCAGAAGAgtagaggaaaaattatttttctttccctttaattgGAAGACATATTTAAAGACAGAACAATTGAATAATGAGTAAAATTATTTGGGTTACACAGCTTCTAAAAAGCCCAtcaaaaagtcaaatattttacTATGAGGGTGCGTTTGAGTGCCTATCATTGTTAGATATTGTTGtcaccatttattttattccaagAAGTCATAGTTATACTAGGATTAGAAGTTATATTTTAcctaaaaaaagttatattttaagtaCAAGAATATGAATATTAATACGACTTATTACTAGACTTTAAGTGTTAAAGAAATCCCAGGTAGAAAGAGACACTTTCagggaaaaaattataattaggTTGCATATCAATGGGCACAAACTATAGAGCAAGGCTTTTTAACCTGGAGCTCATATACACAATACCTCTGAGGATGAAAATCAGCAGTGCAtggttggggtggtggtggtggtgaggaggagGAACACAATGAGCTGAGAtagggaaaaatataatttatctctGACTGAATTTCAGTATTTCCCTTTGCAATGAATTTAAGCCACAAACCTCAGTACCTGTGACTGTCACCCAATGGAATTCACAGATATCTCATTTCTCATAACTGCCAAATTATCTTGAACCATTATTTACTCATCTAATAATTGATGGCTATTAGGCTCATCAAGATTACATTACATAATGTGTTAATAATTAAGCACATACGTCACTcctatcaaatttatttttaaaaacagatgagTAACGGGATACATTTTTTgcaatttttgcattttatacacTTCAAATATTATTCTGAGGATTTCCATAAATGTCAACAGTAAGGCAAAGGTGTCCATGACATTCAAGAAAAAACtaagatcactttttttttttttttcttttttgagatgaCAGTTAAAGGAGTTCATTGAATAGTCAGAGGCAAGAGTCTGTGCTCTGGGCAACAAAAACTTTTGGCAGGGTTTTTCCTTGTTTAATTACAACATCGACAAAAGATGTAATGCACATCAACGGACTTTCCTCCATTAGCTAATCCTGCCACCTTGGCCCAGGGCCCAAGGTTTGTCAGTAGCCCACAGCACACCACCCTTCATTCGTAAGCAGCCCTTGGTCAAACCATACGAGAATCCtccattttttagtattttctttactCCGCACGCACGTACCTTTAAGTCTGTCAGGCAGACCAGCCTGTGTGACTAGCAACACCTTACATTTCAATGGCAATAGTTAAGGTAAACATTCCTTAAATGTTTTGACTTCCTTAAGGAGGGATAGAAAATACATTGAGGCCACAACCCTGACGTTTTTAGGCTCATCCTAAATGTGAGGGCAGGGTCTCCAAGCATCTGTACTGTTGGGAAAAATGGGTGTGACTCTTGACAGCCTTCGGGTGGGGGAAGACAATCCTGTAACGAAGCTCTCCAGTGACCTGTAGGGGACCTGGATGTCCTTGGGCATGATGGTGACGCGCTTGGCGTGGATGGCGCAGAGGTTGGTGTCCTCGAAGAGCCCCACCAGGTAGGCCTCGCACGCCTCCTGCAGCGCCATGACGGCCGAGCTCTGGAAGCGCAGGTCGGTCTTGAAGTCCTGCGCGATCTCGCGCACCAGGCGCTGGAACGGCAGCTTGCGGATCAGCAGCTCCGTGGACTTCTGGTAGCGCCGGATCTCGCGCAGGGCCACCGTGCCGGGCCGGTAGCGGTGCGGCTTCTTGACGCCGCCGGTGGCCGGCGCGCTCTTGCGGGGGCCGCCTTGGTGGCCAGCTTCTGGCGGAGCCGGCCGGTAAACGCGGCCGGTGCAACTTTTCTGCACCAAAAAATTTCACTAACGGACAAAATCTAATAGCTTCCTGTGGACGCACAGGGACAAGGTGAACAATTGAGCAATATACGTTTGAAGTCCGTTTCCAATTACCGCGGATTTCTTGCTTTAAATCTATGGCGCTCTTCCAACCTAGAATAGTGAAAGTATCAACCATGTCAAGCTCTTTCCCAGAAAACGTAGGTGGCCCTGAAAAGAGCCTTTTGTTTGGATTCGACTTGCTCCAACTACCGTGAAAGGTTTTATGTAGGCCAGCCACTACTTGCTCTTGGCCTTGTGGTGGCTCTCGGTCTTCTTGGGCAGCAGCACGGCCTGGATGTTGGGCAGGACGCCGCCCTGCGCGATGGTCACGCGGCCCAGCAGCTTGTTGAGCTCCTCGTCGTTGCGGATGGCCAGCTGCAGGTGGCGCGGGATGATGCGCGTCTTCTTGTTGTCGCGGGCCGCGTTGCCCGCCAGCTCCAGGATCTCGGCCGTCAGGTACTCCAGCACGGCCGCCAGGTACACCGGCGCGCCCGCCCCGACCCGCTCCGAGTAATTGCCCTTGCGGAGCAGGCGGTGGACGCGGCCCACTGGGAACTGGAGCCCGGCCCGCGACGAGCGCGTCTTGGCCTTGGCGCGAGCTTTGCCGCCCTGCTTTCCGCGCCCAGACATCGTAGTATCAAGGTTCTCCTGCAATACAACGTGAAGCTTCAGAAATAGGAATGAAGGGgagcggggggtgggtgggggtggggtagcaCTTTTTATAACCCTTATTGGGCTTGAAAAAGGACATCTTTCATTGGCTAAGATTGCAGCCTCATTTTAACCAATAGCAACGCAACGTTGGGGACATTGCAGTATGGTTGGTCAGAACTAACGTCTGACGGTACCCTGAATGGCGACCAATCAGATCCAGGACTGTCATTGACACCTTATTTGCATAAGAGGTTCTATATAAAATGGacccatgactttttttttcacttacttaCTAGTTTTTTTCTTAGAAGGCGTTTGAGCTTTTGCGAATTATGCCCGAGCCAGCCAAGTCCGCCCCGGCCCCGAAGAAGGGCTCCAAAAAGGCGGTGACTAAGGCGCAGAAGAAGGACGGCAAGAAGCGCAAGCGCAGCCGCAAGGAGAGCTATTCCATCTACGTGTACAAGGTGCTGAAGCAGGTGCACCCCGACACGGGCATCTCGTCCAAGGCCATGGGCATCATGAACTCGTTCGTCAACGACATCTTCGAGCGCATCGCGGGCGAGGCGTCGCGCCTGGCGCATTACAACAAGCGCTCGACCATCACGTCCAGGGAGATCCAGACGGCCGTGCGCCTGCTGCTGCCCGGGGAGCTGGCCAAGCACGCCGTGTCCGAGGGCACCAAGGCCGTCACCAAGTACACCAGCGCCAAGTAAACCGTAAGTTGGCTTCAAATTCAAAAACAACGGCTCTTTTAAGAGCCACCCATATTCTCAAAGAGAGCTGTTCCTTTTTATTCCGTGCTGCGCTCTTGTAACTCGTTGCAGTAGTCTGCCAAGTATGACAATTATTGAACAAGGTCAGACTTCTGTCGCCTTAACTAAATGACCAAAGTAACACTACCAAGCCCTGGCAAAGCTTTGGAACTCTTTTGTGCAAAC harbors:
- the LOC140626375 gene encoding histone H3.1-like is translated as NFLVQKSCTGRVYRPAPPEAGHQGGPRKSAPATGGVKKPHRYRPGTVALREIRRYQKSTELLIRKLPFQRLVREIAQDFKTDLRFQSSAVMALQEACEAYLVGLFEDTNLCAIHAKRVTIMPKDIQVPYRSLESFVTGLSSPTRRLSRVTPIFPNSTDAWRPCPHI
- the LOC140626373 gene encoding histone H2A type 1-H, producing MSGRGKQGGKARAKAKTRSSRAGLQFPVGRVHRLLRKGNYSERVGAGAPVYLAAVLEYLTAEILELAGNAARDNKKTRIIPRHLQLAIRNDEELNKLLGRVTIAQGGVLPNIQAVLLPKKTESHHKAKSK
- the LOC140626374 gene encoding histone H2B type 1-J, whose amino-acid sequence is MPEPAKSAPAPKKGSKKAVTKAQKKDGKKRKRSRKESYSIYVYKVLKQVHPDTGISSKAMGIMNSFVNDIFERIAGEASRLAHYNKRSTITSREIQTAVRLLLPGELAKHAVSEGTKAVTKYTSAK